Genomic segment of Cottoperca gobio chromosome 23, fCotGob3.1, whole genome shotgun sequence:
tagacatccaagtttttatgtccttaaggcatgcttgaagtttagccaattgattggtttcatctggtttaattgatagatataattgggtatcatctgcataacaatgaaagtttatagagtggttccttataatattgcccaaaggaagcatatataaggtgaataaaatcggtccaagtacagaaccctgcggaactccaagactgactttggctgtcatggaggatttatcattaacaagtacaaattgagatcgctcagataaataggacttgaaccagcttagtgcggttccttttatgccaacacaatgttccagtctctgtagtagaatgtcatgatcaacagtgtcgaaagcagcactgaggtctaacaagacaagaacagagacaagtcctttgtctgatgccaatagaaggtcattggtaactttcaccagtgccgtctctgtgctatgatgaactctaaatccagattaaaaaacctcaaataaactattattatgtaaaaaaaatcacataactgttttgcaactgctttctcaaggattttagcgagaaagggtaggttagatatcggcctatagttggctaaaacctctggatcaagactaggctttttaagaagtggttttattacagctactttaaaggattttggtacgtagccagataatagagacaggttgatcatatttaataacgaggtgttcattaagggtaaaacttcttttaaaacatcattaagcttttatttctcacctgttcttaagtcataaacacaggagagccTTTTCAGGGCTTCcgttgtttatttatatacttgAACAAGAAACTGCTTCATCACCATCGTTTAGCGCCTCGAACGCATAGAAGATTACGCCTTAACCGGTGCTTTCCTATATCCAATCCCAAAATACcgactttgacctttgacccctcaGGTTCACCTCTGTACAACGGAGAGCCCTTTGCCCTGCTCCTCTTCACCATGGTGACCAAGTTCTGCAGCATGAACGCCCCACACTTCCCCATGAAGAAAGTACTACTGCTGCTCTGGAAGACAATACTGGTTAGTACATTATTACCATTCAACCATTGACACATAATGCAcatgaatatattttctgtgCATCTTTGATATTCAGTACAGCCCTAGTACGCATGTTTTTTCTACATGCTTTCCATTGCATTACAATCCATATGATATTTTGAATGAATGTAGTCTGGTGAAGATTCATCCACCTGCCTTCTGATCCTCCTGACTCCTTGACTCACTGCACATACGCCTGAGAATCAGTGTTTCTGTCTCCATCCTTATCTTCCAGTTCACATTGGGAGGTTtcgaggagctgcaggagatgAAGGTGCGTGGTCGGGAGCGTCTGAATCTGCCCCCGCTGCCAGAGGACAGCATCAAGGTTGTCAGAGCGATGAGAGCAGCCTCGCCCCCGGCCTCTGCCATGGAGCTCATcgaacaacagcagcagcagaagagaggCCGCCGCAGCCGCAGGGTAtagaccccacacacacagtcagagctTATCACTAGTGCGTATTACTTTACAGtcacacattatgttttatattactAACGAAACATTGTAAATGCTAAGACTAATTTTTCCATTATTTGCCTTCATCTGTTTCTAGTAAGTCATCCCATAGACTTCCTTCTGCACCCCCCCCTCTAACTCTTTGCTGGGTCAGGTTCTCCAAAGGTTCTGTAGTGCCAACATCACTGGTTCTCTGTTGTAAGTCAGCGATGCCAGAGATGTTCTTGGTGCGGGGGCAGCTTTGTTTTTAGTAGAGCTCTGACTGGACAGGCTCTCTCTCTAATTACGCTCTGGTTTCTCACTGCCCCTCTTCCTTGTGTTCCCACAGAGTGCCTTTGTTGATAGCTTGGAAGGAGACAGTCCCTTTGCCAAGAAGCAGGTCTTTACCCACAAATTCCCTCTTTTCCTTCTGCATTTTCTCTCTGCATTGATCTGGACTTGCACTCCTCCCCGCcaacttcttctctctctctcttctctctgccctCCTTTCTCTTACCTCaacttttctccttctcttatCCTCCTGCCATTAAACCTCATCCAATCGGGATGCACCGAAAACTGAAAACAACCCAAACTATTGGACACAATCATTAGTGTTTTATGAAAGAAAACCCAgaagtttaatttaattgtttcgGTGCAATCCTACTGTCATTTCCAatacttaaagggatagtttgacatttggaaaaaacacttattcattattttgctgagagttagatgagaaaaccACTTTCGTGTCTGAATGCTAAgacgcttagcttagcatgaagtcTGGTCTTGTCCAAACCTCTAAAGCAAACTTATTACTAGTTATATCTCTTTTTGTGTAATCCACACAAAAACTGAATACAGACATGAGATCGGTATCgttcttctcatctaactctttaGAGAAGAAAGCGACTAACGTTCCCATAAtgtaaaactattcctttaacttaATCGTTGCAACCTACACGTTTTCTCCCATTtggctttttctcttttcttttatctcctgcttttttcttccatttacTTCTGCTTCTACTCCTTCCATGcttatctttttacttttcatcCCTACATGCCTATATCTTCATTCCATCCTCCTCGTTTCGTTAATTCTACCTACGGTTTTCCACTTAggattttcctttcttttccacCTTGTATTTCACCTTTTTTCCTTGCTTTtgtcctccctcccctcccctcccctccctgttaacggccatttaatgggctgataactTTCAAAATGGTCCttcctgtcctccctctcccctttcccTCAGCCTTTTCCATGCTTATTCCACcattttcatcttcttctcctccctcaccATAAACCACCTCTGTCCCTCCCCTCTTCTACTCACCCTAttactttctcctcctcctccactgtgGCCTGCCCAGTACGGGGTTGGGGGGCGGGGTTTGAGAGACAGGTCTGACTTGCTGGCTGTTGTCATTGGCGCTGGAGCGGTCACTATCCACTGTTCCGTAAAGTCACTTCAGACATCTACTGTAGCAGCATCTCCCCTGTAGTTTTCATCACATTGCTACCAGGTTTGGCCGCAAAACTCACCTTGCACTGTAGACTCTGGACTAGGGGTCAATGTCCTTGAAATGCATTCATTGAGGAGGTGAATTGAGATGGTCATGAACATACTTTCTCTTCTGTAGGTGTTGCATTTGGGTTTCAGTTGACCTCTCTCTTACATGGATGTCATTGAAAGTGGTTGTCCCCTAACCCTGATAGAAAAAGTAGCTTTTCCTCCCACATAGCAGAGAATGGCTTCTCCATAGAGAATGGCTCACAacacctcttcctccctccctccctcctccccaccATATACTCACTCTACCCCTCACTTAGTCCAGCGTGAGCACCACCACTGGTGCACCATACATCGACTGCACTGGCTCAACTAATGTCAAGAACGCTGACTCATGCCTGATGCTTGCACTGTTGCCACAGTCATTCAttggagaaagtgtgtgtgtgtgtgtgtgtgtgtgtgtgtgtgtgtgtgtgtgtgtgtgtgtgtgtgtgtgtgtgtgtgtgtgtgtgtgtgtgtgtgtgtgtgtgtgtgtgtgtgtgtgtgtgtgtgtgtgttcaatatAAAGTCTCAGCCTTACCGGGCCGTGTTTGCATTTTCTCTGTATCTCTGAAGTGCAGATGTGTGGTAAGTTTAATTGGAAATATTGCTTGCagtttaagctaagctaatcgtctgtagcttcatatttaacagacaaaTATGCGAGTGGTATCTATTTAGAAGAAGAATAATACCCAGGGGTATTAGACTATAGTGTTagactatttaaaaaaatattaatatcattgtttcttttaaagTAGTAGTCCCAGTCCTCTGATACATTTTCGCTGTAATGCTTAATTTTGCTCTATTCCTTAAATGTGCTGTGAGGTTGCACTgctaacatttgtattttgtttgtaaatTGTAATCAACTGTACATTAAGGAAGTGAATTCACTATTACCTACCTGAGGGAATACAAATCTTATCCGTTCCACTTTGACTATAGTTGCAGCTGCAGTCAGACTTTATCTGTGTACTTAACATTATTCCTGCGAATGTCTTTATACAGTCAGTTCAAATGGGAGATATCAAATCCTGCTGTGGATATATGCAGTACTGTGTatataatgcaatacaaaataaatgggAATAATGCAAACTAGATGTAGAAAAACAGTATATTGTCCATAACTCAAAATGAAATCAGAATTCTCCTTTTTAATTTGacctcttcaaaataaaagacagtttTCATACTGTATTATCAGGATAGTGAAGTTTAACCCCGAACATAGAGTTTTCCTCTTCAGGTAGGATTTAAGTTGTTAAAGTAATTTTATTGCACtatttatactatactatatcaGCTTGTCCCAACTCTTAATTGAAGCTACATGATGTTTACAAGGagggaaatatttaaacttAAGACCATTTTATTCACTTTGTGACATGTTAGGTATTTTTGGACCTATAGCgggtttgaacaatgtttggctgcacagCATGATTCTGCTTGTTCAGAGGATAAAGGTAATACATGTGCTATCAGATGAAGTTTATTTAAAGTGGATTTAGGTCATTTTTACTGCTTCAATgtgcaacatttttaatatgGGATGGGCTAAAtactcctctgtgtgtgttaataagTCATGTGACTGATGACGTAAGTCCTCCCAGTGCAGTTGAccgtctgtcctctctctcacagCCCCTGGTCAAGCAGGACAGCCTGGACACGTACAACGAGCGGGACCCCTTCAAGAACGACGACGCCcgggacgaggaggaggaccCCGAGGACACAGACAGCGGCATCGAGGGCGAGGTGGACCCCTTGGACCGTGATGTCATCATCCAGCCCCCGCCTCCGCCGCCTCCCCTCAGACCCCCCACAGAAAGGGTCAACTTCCCCAAGGGCCTTCCCTGGGCCCCTAAAGTCAGGTTAATTgcacagtttttatttatttttcttcctggGTGGGGTGGCTAATGAAGCCCCTTTGTCAAACAATttagtgttttctttaattGGCTTTTTTTTCCGTTCCCAAACTTTGCTTTGCTGCGTGAGGCCCCCAGTCCATGGGGAGGAGGTCTAATTCCCTCGCCGCTTTGCCCATCCTGAACAGCCCCCATACCCATTAGGAGAGAGCCTGCTCATGTGGCGagagatgatttatttattttcaggccACCCCCTCTAGGAAACAGGGAAAGGAGAATatggataaataaatgagagagaagtgttaacaattaaaaactgcatttatatTCTCAAAGTTTGAAGAAGTGCTTTAAAGTGCCCTCTAACAGCTTTACTTCAGTATCAATGAAACTGATTACATCCATGAGCCAGAAAGGAAATGTTAACACAAATCCTGCACACATTAAAAACTGCACTCATTACTGTCGCTGCTAAACATGATCCCTGCCAGATTTTGTATTACTTTAAAAGCACTTAGCTCTTATTCCACTGAATAAAACCTGTAAATGATGGTTGGCCACTATAGAGTGCCTGAAAACGTCCCACCCACAGCCAGGACTTAACACCATTTGTCTGGCAACTGTTCTCAGTTTCCCACTTGATTCTGTGCCACCATTtgagaagtaaaataaaaaaagtctctcagttttttttctcctcgCTATCCTCTAGCAATATGCTCTCCATCTGTGTGTTCCTGACGGTGGCGTGTGGTGCCTTCGCAGGGTGCTGCCTCTGCTTTGGGGACATGAATAATGCATCAGAGAGAGGACACGCATAACTtaaagcagtccatttatcaGGCATTCATTATCAGAAAACCTATGTGAAGTGAACCTTATCATTAAGTGAGTGTGGCAACATGCAGGGCTGATGAAGTGCTGATCAGTCGGAGGCTCACAGAGAGCAGATTTGAGGAAGCTAATGCACATgctgtttgtgtgggtgtgtgtgcacacatgtgagTGCTCCCTTGAAAAATGGCAGAACTGTGGCAGCAGGTGTACTCGCATGAatccaaaatgtgtgtgtgtgtgtgtgtgtgtgtgtgtgtgtgtgtgtgtgtgtgtgtgtgtgtgtgtgtgtgtgtgtgtgtgtgtgtgtgtgtgtgtgtgtgtgtgtgtgtgtgtgtgtgtgtgtgtgtacagggaGAAAGACATCGAGCACTTCCTTGAGACCAGTAGAAACAAGTTCATCGGATTCACTCTGGGAAAGTAGGTATTTCATTCGAGACAATGAAATGTGCTTCCAAATGTGTCTTCTTTCGGTTCTGGTGCAacagtatgtttttgttttgtagtgACACAGACACCCTGGTGGGATTACCCCGACCCATCCACGAGAGCGTCAAGACTCTTAAACAGGTGAGCGGGGAAATCACCGCCTCATGTAGCATCTTCCTCTTCAGTCATTCCGTCCCTTTGCCTCGGCTCTTTATGGTCTTAATCGATACTCTCTTTCTGCTGAATCCCCTGTCATTGACATCCCACTTAAAAATCAATACTTCCTGTTTTAACAAGCTGAGAAGTGTATTTACACAGATGAATACTCTCCCGGGTGTCAGTCAGTAATGCTAATTAACACTTGTGCCTCACTAGGGACAGTTTAATGCACATTGCATACATTTTGGCAAGTGTTTGACACATAAATGTCCCCATTGAAACATTACACTTTTGATCAAACGGCCATTAAAGCAGGAAATCATGCATTCTATTATATCAGGCTTCCAATCTAGAGCACTGGCctcaaaattgtagttttttttaattatcattttctcatgtttgctcTACGGTACTTGCTTCTTTCCTGGTTTCCTGCACATAAAGAAAAATGCACCAAAATCGACGTTGTTGCTAATCATTAACGTATCCCATAAAAGTCTTGGCATTATGTAACAAACTGGTAAAGGCAGAAGGGTTAACATTatcaaaatgaaagaatatttgGTAGTTATGATCAGGAATGAAGTTGTTTTAAAGGGGAAATTATATCTAGTAtttttgacacacacatttttatccTTTAAGGACATCAAAGCAATTTCTTTAAAGTGAGGCACATGGGTCACTTCTTCTAtcaactttatatacatatatatatatatatatatatatatataatatgtgttataTTGTTATGGTCTTGTCTTCTTCAGCATAAATATGTGTCCATCGCAGAAGTCCAGATCAAAAAGGAGGACGAGCTGCAGCAGTGTCCAATGACTCTGGTCAGTGATGTCACCGTGAAATGTTTGTTCTATAACGTTCCCAATCATGACACCGTAATGTTTTAAAGCCACATGGATCGATGAACTGAGTATCTAATGTGCTGCATATTTAAGTTTTATTGAGTCCTGAAATGTGAGTGTTTTGGGGAAGTGAATTCATACAGTTACTGGTTTTGTGCGTAattgtaggtgtgtgttgtgttgtgcagggcgaggaggaggtggaggagacaCCAACAGAGATGCTGTACCTCGGCATGCTTCCTAACCTCTCCCAGTATGTGGTGAGTGGCTCCTAATTGTTTCATGGTCACGCTCATCGCCACTTTATTGACCCTGGATTCACTCCATCTTGctaccaaatgtgtttttatttagctttaAAAACACTCTGAACAGACAGAATTGTTGTGCAGATGATACATTATGGAGAGTTTAGGAATCTCAATAATCTATTTGCAGCGATGCACACACATTGCAGATAGACAATTTATGTGAACACACAATTATTATGAGGCATTCTGAGCAGCGATCTGAGATCATCCAAATcacatttttacctttttataagACAAAATCTAAATCTCAAGCGGGGTCTAATATTGTGCTTTGTTACTGTGTAGATTGCCctcctgaagctgctgctggctgcagctcCAACATCTAAAGCCAAAACTGATTCTATTAACATCTTGGCTGATGTTCTGCCTGAGGAGATGCCGTAAGTCTTGAAGAGGTTCTATTGCTGCAGTTTGACTCTTTGAATCTTTTTCTATTTAAGTTGTTTTTGCAGTTGAAGTTAAAAGATACACGTATGTTTTCAAATTTCCAACATTTACAGCtgccgtttttttttttatgcctcCGACCCAACAAAAGCCCTGTGCTTGGACTCGAGGAGAAACTGATTAGAATTTTCtttggtcaaaggtcaagatcATAGTGACTTCACAAGACACGTTTTTTAGCTAAAACTCAAAAATATATGCTAAATATCACAattacacactgatatctaatAAGGTAACATGATGATATTTTGAACAGACAAATTGACGTGTTGGCGTACATGAGGCATACAACCACGAGGCGTTACTTCTAGTTATTCATCTGctagaaaattacattttttgctGATGGAATAATATTGCAAATACACTTATTCTGGGTTTGTTTTGGGTCTGCAGTATAGATTAGTTATAGACGAGTTGGCACTCAACTAGAGAGCTGAAAGACTTTCCCCGTTGAGAACAGAATAAGAACCATTCAACTAAAATAGAAAATCACTACCTATGGTTACTAATATTTTCATGGCTTGAATCTGTTCTTCTTCGGCTGGATTTGAGACTTTACAATATTCAGCTTTGCCAGTTCTAGCTGGAAAAAGCTCTGACGCATCATCGACCGACTAATCAGAATATCTGTTTGCTTTCAAAGCAGAGCGAACacttcatgtttttcttttactgagACAAAGCTGTTATTATTAGAGACCTGAAGGccttacagtgtgtgtgtgtgtgtgtgtctgcctgtgtctgtgtgtgtctgtgtgtgtgtctgtgtctttgtctgtgtgtgtctgtgtctgtgtctctgtgtgtctgtgtctttgtgtgtttgtgtttgtgtttgtgtctgtgtgtgtgtgtgtgtgtgtgtttgtgtctgtgtgtgtcttccagTATCACAGTCCTTCAGAGCATGAAGCTGGGAATCGACGTGAACCGTCACAAGGAAATCATCGTCAAGGCCATctctgctcttctgctgctgctcctcaaaCACTTCAAACTCAACCATATTTatcaggtcacacacacacacacacacacacacacacacacacacacacacacacacacacacacacacacacacatatacacacacacacacacctccagtccTCCCTCCTACAGGCACCTCACATTACCACCgttttttccttttacattatCCTTCTCCATCTCGCCTcttccagcacacacacacacacacacacacacacacacacactcagacactcTAGTATCCATGCCATGCACCTCCCCCCGTGCTACCTCCACCTGATTGTCCGGTCAAGCATGCCATTACTTTGCTCCTTTCATCATCCTCTCCACCCCCACCTTTGGAACCTCCATCCCCGCACCTCACATCCTCCTGCATCCTAtcagaggctgcaggaggatGTGATGTGGGACTCACAGTTCATCTCAACGAAGACAGAAAACTGATCGAAAGCATCtggtgtaaaacaaaaacagtgctTAAATCTGgttttatttccaaaatgaGTTGCACCTGATTCAGTGGGAAGGGGATATGTTCTGTTGCTGGGTAGGGACATCCCTTCTTACTCTTTTCATGGCTGCTGTGTGGAGTTATAGTGGTAGCGCCCTCTACTGCCACTACAGGAGATTACACACAGAAGGCAGAATGCAGCTGCAGTAAGAAGTCAAATCCATTAGTCCAGTACATTATGACAACCGCTCACACATTGTGTTATAAGAACTGTCTTTGAGGATACATTTATTAGATAAGAATAGCAATCTACATATAGCACATGTTACTCAACCACATTCAATGAAATATGATTCAGCAGCAGTTTTTAATCTTAGTAAAGCATCGTGGATGAGCTGAAGGATTTGTGTATCTGCAGCATGAGAATATAAATCCTGGTTCCTGACCTTCTGCTCACACAGGAAACTCATCAATGATACAGGATTATTATTTCCCTCTCCTATTCTTTCTTGAGATATGGATTTTCCGTTCTGGGGTTTGTCCGATCTACATACATAATAATCTATCAGAGATGTCCTTAATCTCCTCTAAAAAGTAAATTTCTAAAATAACTTATAACGTATTTATGTggtgttatttcttctttaggccaaatgtaacaatttaaatagttttttttagttGTTGCTCTTTCTCAGACTAACTCTAACTATTCCACACCGCCACCTCCTCTTTCCTGCAGTTCGAGATCGTCTCCCAGCACCTGGTGTTTGCCAACTGTATCCCACTCATCCTCAAGTTCTTCAATCAGAACATCATGTCCTATATCAGTGCCAAAAACAGGTAGGATGCTTTTCTATCCCTCTGTCGCCTCACAAGAAGTACTGCACGTCCCGTATCGCTGTCTAACAAAAGACGAGCTCAGTTTGGTGTAACAGACGCAGGAACATTGTATAATTGTGCCCCATTTGCCGTGACTTATGTTAGAAATGGCTACCACTTTAGTACTATTTCTGTAGCTTTGAAAATGTGCTACATGAGGGTTGTGTTTGAGGATCGACCGGTAAGACAAGTAAACAAGTATTACAGGCGTGAATCAGCAGGCGGTGGCACAGATGGCTTCACAGCAGCAATACAATGACGGGAGATTCAGGTGTGagaggaaaaaactaaacatcaatggtgcattcatgtgctcCTCGGATTTACAGAGTTGTAAAGTTGtgctttgttgtgtttgtgagctTTAAGTcttaatgtggaaacaacatggacgctacaaagaagatgtgttttattgcttagagcatttaaacaacacTTTGATGGCTGTTTCCAGTATTTCCGTGACGACGGAGAGTAAAGGAAACAGTTTGAAGCTTTATGTAACCAGTACATTCCCTAAAACCACAAAACAAATTCTTTGCAGCATATGTGTGCTGGACTTCCCCCACTGTGTGGTCCATGAGATGCCTGAGCTCACAGCTGAGAGCCTGGTGAGTGAACCAGCGTGACACCTGATTAATCCTCAATGGATGAAGGTCGTGACCTTTGTGgttgtactgtttgtgtgtgtgtgtgtcctttagGAAGCAGGAGACACCAACCAGTTCTGTTGGAGAAATCTGTTTTCTTGTATCAATCTGCTGAGAATATTAAACAAGCTGACCAAGTGGAAACACTCCAGGACCATGGTGAGTAATTCTGCAACGCCTCATAGCCTTAGGGTGGGATTTTCCACTGGCCCCACTGTAAACATGTACCCATCCTAATGAGTCTGAGAAGACATATTGTggtttttttataataattaataataattaagttatttgtatagcacctctCGTGcaagaaatgcagcacaaagtgctttataataagggaaaatagaaataaatttAACATAAAACAGTGATAGAATGCCATAATTATTGGAAAATATAactcatttaataaaataagattaaatggaataaataaagaaaataaaacccactAAATAATGATGTTACAATCAGTACCCATATTTGCAGcatgcttatttatttatatatatatatatctctatcaaTAAACAGCATCAAAAGGTCtccattcattattcattacatttttttatagaTAATAACTCAGACAGTATTTCGCCTTTTTAACAGGTGGAACAAAAATGCTGGCAGTGCTTTGAGatcaagaaaacaaatctgcagATTTTTTGCAATTAAACTTCAAGCTTATAATACTCGACTCATAGTCTTGGTAAACTGGACACATGACTAGATCTACCATCTGTGTGTCCCCATCAGCATCTGAGTGCACGTCCAAGGGCCCAGCAGGGCAGTGGGTCCTTGGACGtgcaaagagaaaataaaaaagatattagTCAATTGTATTCCCTCTATAGATGCTGGTGGTGTTCAAGTCTGCCCCCATCCTAAAGAGAGCTCTAAAGGTGAAGCAGGCCATGATGCAGCTCTACGTCCTCAAGCTGCTGAAGATCCAGACCAAGTACCTGGGCCGCCAGTGGAGGAAGAGCAACATGAAGACCATGTCAGCCATCTACCAGAAGGTCCGCCACAGGCTCAATGACGACTGGGCCTACGGAAATGGTAAAGAGCAGCAGTCTGCGGGAGCTTTAGTGCCAAGCTGGCCACAGTTTATATCAAATTACATGACATTTGGAACTGTACAGCAGTATCAACGTTTTATGAATCTCTTTCTCCTTAAACCAAATTTCTAGCAATTTTATACAGCCAATAACcaagaaaggaaaaaggaatgaaataataataataaaataaacaacaataaataaatagatattaatgaaaaacaaatgatagcaaagggaaacacacggGAACATTCagttttttaactttattctgACAAGTTAAAGAGCGAGTGTCAGTGAGTTTTATATCTGTATTCCTCTTATTTTCCACCAACCAatttctacctttttttttaaaaagcatttccGTTAGTACAGATGGGATGCTCTTCTTTGTTACAGCCCTAATTCATAATCTACGGTTAAGCATATTATATCATCAAAAAATGATCAATCGCAGCTTTAATTAGAAGAAAGAATCTCAGATCTTCATAAACAAAACGGTCGTGGAGATAATAATTCCCAGCAGTCCTCCTTCAccctcacacacagctgattaATAGGCGGCAGCATGAAGCATTTAATACCGGTTATTACACCCATATTGTATAACTAATGGTCGATGTTTACCTGTCTGTATGGatgtactgtgtgtgcgtgtttgaaATGCAATGCAGCCTGGATTGTGTTGCCATAGCAACAGAGAAAGGGGGACTTTTCAGGGTCACTGTCCCTCACGAGAGAGCAAGTGATCCGTCAGCATgttagagagaaagatggatatGTGGAGAGAATAAGGtgggaaatggaagaaaagaaTATATTAGGTATTTAAGGTAAAATACCAAactaaacattcaaacatttgattaaataccctccccaccccccctttCCTCGTCCCAGATATCGACGCACGCCCCTGGGACTTCCAGGCGGAGGAGTGCGCCCTGAGGGAGAGCATCGAGAAGTTCAACAGCCGGCGCTACGACAGGAACAAGAACGGGGACTTCGCGCCCGTCGACAACTGCCTGCAGAGCGTGCTGGGCCAGCGTGTCGAGCTGCCCGAGGACTTTCACTACAGCTACGAGATGTGGCTGGAGAGAGAGGTCTTCTCCCAGCCCATCCAGTGGGAGGGGCTGCTGCAGAATCCGTGATGCAGGGAAAAGGATggagggagtgggggggggggggagagatcaCATACGAGCTTGTTGGAGTGGTTTTAGGGTGTtcgaggagaggaggaggaggaggaagggacaCGGTTATACTTCCCATCCGTGAAGGATGGACGGGGGAGGGTGAAGAGAGGGAAGCCCCCTGCCAGGCTAAGCAATGATGGGAGAAGATGGAAGATGAAGGGTAAAATGGAGCAAATTTGAGGAACGAATG
This window contains:
- the strip2 gene encoding striatin-interacting protein 1 homolog isoform X4 — its product is MESPNLEFEYGDTDALTAELSELYSYTEEPEFALNRDYFEEDFRSHARDRRWIELTVEEQKTYVMRLLDALEVTDRDKRLKVARAILYLAQGVFDECDTEVDVLHWSRHNVFLLYNMGIFTALLELLSMEIDNNQACSSAVRKPAISLADSTELRVLLSIMYLMVETIRVQTEDDRPEWRAAREVFKNELGSPLYNGEPFALLLFTMVTKFCSMNAPHFPMKKVLLLLWKTILFTLGGFEELQEMKVRGRERLNLPPLPEDSIKVVRAMRAASPPASAMELIEQQQQQKRGRRSRRSAFVDSLEGDSPFAKKQPLVKQDSLDTYNERDPFKNDDARDEEEDPEDTDSGIEGEVDPLDRDVIIQPPPPPPPLRPPTERVNFPKGLPWAPKVREKDIEHFLETSRNKFIGFTLGNDTDTLVGLPRPIHESVKTLKQHKYVSIAEVQIKKEDELQQCPMTLGEEEVEETPTEMLYLGMLPNLSQYVIALLKLLLAAAPTSKAKTDSINILADVLPEEMPITVLQSMKLGIDVNRHKEIIVKAISALLLLLLKHFKLNHIYQFEIVSQHLVFANCIPLILKFFNQNIMSYISAKNSICVLDFPHCVVHEMPELTAESLEAGDTNQFCWRNLFSCINLLRILNKLTKWKHSRTMMLVVFKSAPILKRALKVKQAMMQLYVLKLLKIQTKYLGRQWRKSNMKTMSAIYQKVRHRLNDDWAYGNDIDARPWDFQAEECALRESIEKFNSRRYDRNKNGDFAPVDNCLQSVLGQRVELPEDFHYSYEMWLEREVFSQPIQWEGLLQNP
- the strip2 gene encoding striatin-interacting protein 1 homolog isoform X2, whose translation is MQAEDMEVPIINNLNDNGDRQRPKGKDVFKDQQKESESSMESPNLEFEYGDTDALTAELSELYSYTEEPEFALNRDYFEEDFRSHARDRRWIELTVEEQKTYVMRLLDALEVTDRDKRLKVARAILYLAQGVFDECDTEVDVLHWSRHNVFLLYNMGIFTALLELLSMEIDNNQACSSAVRKPAISLADSTELRVLLSIMYLMVETIRVQTEDDRPEWRAAREVFKNELGSPLYNGEPFALLLFTMVTKFCSMNAPHFPMKKVLLLLWKTILFTLGGFEELQEMKVRGRERLNLPPLPEDSIKVVRAMRAASPPASAMELIEQQQQQKRGRRSRRPLVKQDSLDTYNERDPFKNDDARDEEEDPEDTDSGIEGEVDPLDRDVIIQPPPPPPPLRPPTERVNFPKGLPWAPKVREKDIEHFLETSRNKFIGFTLGNDTDTLVGLPRPIHESVKTLKQHKYVSIAEVQIKKEDELQQCPMTLGEEEVEETPTEMLYLGMLPNLSQYVIALLKLLLAAAPTSKAKTDSINILADVLPEEMPITVLQSMKLGIDVNRHKEIIVKAISALLLLLLKHFKLNHIYQFEIVSQHLVFANCIPLILKFFNQNIMSYISAKNSICVLDFPHCVVHEMPELTAESLEAGDTNQFCWRNLFSCINLLRILNKLTKWKHSRTMMLVVFKSAPILKRALKVKQAMMQLYVLKLLKIQTKYLGRQWRKSNMKTMSAIYQKVRHRLNDDWAYGNDIDARPWDFQAEECALRESIEKFNSRRYDRNKNGDFAPVDNCLQSVLGQRVELPEDFHYSYEMWLEREVFSQPIQWEGLLQNP